Genomic DNA from Paenibacillus donghaensis:
CAAATCATTAGCCAATATGCCAATAATCCCCTTCATACTGGTACGGATATTTTCCTCATTCGCCTGTTTGTTCGCCATATAAGAGAAACCCGAAATCAGAAGCAGAGGGAGAATCAGGAAGAGCAGCAGAGCAGCCTGTATCCTGCGGTAAAAAGAAATTCGATATAACCAACGCAAGTGTCATTCCTCCAGTAGCCTGTCGTTTCCATGATGTTACCGTAGTCCCGAGAAAAGAAACAGGGAAATCGATGAACCGATCTCCCCAGCATGCTATAAGTTGTTATTTATTCGTATCAATAATTTTTTGCCCTTCTTCCATCATATATTTTTGGGCTTCCTCAAACGTTGAGTTGTCCAGCAGGAATTTATTGATACCGCCTTCCGCAACTTTTTTCAGTTGTTGTTGAAAGGAGACGCTGACCTCGGAGGAACCGGCTGTCCGCACACTCTCGTTGAACAGAGTATTAGACAACACTTCTTTATCCACAAGATCCGTTTTATCTCCGATGATTTTATCCAGAACCGTCTTGCCATCTGCCTTCTTCCAGCCTGGTATGCGTCCCGAAAGTTCAGCGCCTTCCATGGTGGCATATCGAATGAATTCGAAGGCTGCATCCTTGTTCTTGGAATTCTTGTGGATCGTCAGGAAGCTGCCGCTGATACTGGTCAAACCAGGCTCAACATTCTCCGATGAACGTGGAAGAGGGGCAAAGGTAATTTTGAAATCGCGAGGATAACTTTCCGTATTAAGGAACGCTTCATCCAGCGCATAGCCGGCAATTGGCAGCATGCTTGCGGTGCCATTCATGAAATCAGTAGCCCAGTGCTGCTTGGCTGCCAGAATATCTGCAAGCGGCTTAACGGACTTGTCCTCCACTTCCATCGCCCGGCGCAGATTGAACCAGTATTCGAACGACGGATCATCGAACAGCAGCGTTCCATCTTCCTTCATTTGCGGGTTCTTGAAATCGGTGTAGGCAATCAGATTGGCATATTCACCAAAGGTGTGGAAATAGACACCGCTACGGTCCTTTCCGGTATTTGCAAGTTTTTTGGCATAATCTCTGAAATCATCCCAGGTCCATTCGAAGCCAGGTACTTCCAGACCTGCTTCCTTCAGATGATTCTCATTCAGAGCCACGAACCAGAAGCTGGCGTCAGTCATTGCGCCATAATGTTTGCCATCGAAAAGAGGATTACGGTAATATTCTTCCTCAGGATTAATGTTGTTTGCCTGAAAGAATTCATCCAGTGGAGATAACATTCCATTACCTGCACGTTCCAGAACAAAACCTTCGTTATTAAGAAGCACAAGGTCTACTTTTTCACCGGAGGCCGACAGCACATCAAGTTTTTGCAGCATTTCACGTGAATCATTGTTTTGGACGAGTGCCACGTGCTCCACTTTGACATTTTCACTTTGTGCGTTGAAAGCGTCTACCAGTTTCATCATAGGTTCGCCAGACTCCCCCTTGGCGTTGGTATACAATTTTAGCGTGACCTGCTCTTTCGAGTCCTTTTCACCTTCTGCCTTGGGTGAGTTATTCCCCGCAGTATTCGCTGTTCCGGCATTATTATTACCTCCACAAGCCGTCAAAACCAAGATGAGGCATAACATAAGTCCTACAGTGATTTTTTTCATTTTTACATCCCCTTCTCTTTTGTAACTGTATTCTATATTTATCATAATCAATTGTAAGCGTTTTACCGTGTACTCTGATTGCGCCTTTTGCGTGTAATATTTTTTCATCTGATGCTTCAGCCTTTTACTCCTCCGACTGTAATACCGTTAATCACCTGCTTCTGCAGAATAACAAACACAATAATCAGCGGAATAATTGCCGAGACTGCTGCCATCATCATCAATGATACATTATTGGAGTACTCCTGACGGAAGAATTGAATACCCAGCGGCAGCGGGTACAGCTCCTTTGAGAACAGGAAGATCAGCGGATTCTGATAATCATTCCAGGTCCAGATAAATTTAATAATCCCTGCTGTTGCGAGGATGGGCCGACATAGCGGCACCATGATTTGAGCATAGATTCTGAAGTAACCGGCACCGTCAATTTTGGCAGATTCAATAAATTCATTGTGAACCCCCATCATAAATTGCCTCATCAAAAAGGTAAAGTACATGGAAAACATAAGCATCAGGATAATACCTTCATGTGTGTTATACAGACCGAGCCATTTAATCATGATGAACCTGGGTACCAGTGTCGCCTGTTCCGGAATAATCATAAACGACATCATCATGCCGAACATGATCCCTTTTCCTGGAGCCCGAAGCTTGGCTAATGAGAAGGCCGCCATTGAGGAGAAAACCAGCGTGCAAAGTGTAGCGATAACCGCCAGCTTTATGGAGTTCCAGTAAAATAAGGTGAACGGAACATTGTCCAGCCATACTTTGTGGAAATTATTCACCCAGTTCCAATCTCGTGGAATCCATTGAATCGGATAGATCATGACATCGCGCTCCAGTTTAGCTGAAGCTGATACCATCCATATCAGCGGTACAATGAATACGATCGAAAGAATACTGCACAGCACAGTAAAAATCAATCGGCTGAAATCTAACTTTTTTATATTCATAGCTGCTGCACCTTCCCCTACACGGTTTTCTCCCGAGCTTGAAACACCCAGGTTATAGAAGTTACTAGGATAACGAGCAGGAATAATATCCATGACTGTGCCGAAGCATATCCCATGTTAAAATTCACAAAACCTTCTTCATAAATCCGGTAAACAATTACGGTTGAAGCATCGTTGGGTCCGCCATCCGTTAAAAATTTGATCAGATCAAATACTTTAAACGAGCTGATGATCGTTGTGATCGTCAAGAATAGTGTGGTAGAGGCCAGCATCGGCATGGTGATATGCCAGAACTTTTTAAATCCATTAGCACCGTCAATTTCGGCGGCTTCGTATAAATCCTCTGAGATCTGCGTCAACCCTGCCAGAAAAATAATCATTTGATACCCAAGCGCCTGCCAGATCGCAATAACCATAATCGCGATGATGGCATAATGCGAATCCACCAGCCATTTCGGAACATTCTCAAGACCCATCTGCATCAGGAAACGGTTGATGGGACCATTGGAAGGATGGAATAAAGCTGACCATACCGCAGCCACAGCTACCGTAGAACAGATATAAGGAATGAAAAATAATATTTTGAACAAATCTTTGGCATACACCTTCGTATGCACAATTACAGCCAACACCATCGCAATAATCAAACCGAGGGGCACAGTAACCGCCGTGAAGAAAAGATTGTTCTGCAGCGCTTTCAAAAACTTAGAATCATCCAGCAGCCGGGTGAAATTATCAAATCCGATCCACTTCATTTCGGCAAACCCGCCTACTAGGTTCCAGTTGGTAAAGCTCAAAAACAAGGAAAAAAACAAGGGGAAAATAGCCAGTAGGATAATTCCGAGCGCTTCAGGCGCTAGAAAAAGCCAGCCTATAACCGCTTCCTTGCTTCTTGGATTCCACCACTTTTTTTTCTGTCCGTCCGCCGTTCGCTCCATAGCCATGGACATATAATCTTGCCTCCTGTATGTTTGTTTTACTAATAAGATCATTATAGAAAACTAAGAAGACTTTATCGGCTTAGGATTTATACCACTTCGCGTGTAAGATTTTGACCAATGAAAAAGAGCGTAAAAAAAGAATGCTACTCTAGTGGATTCATATCCACTCGGTAGCATTCTGAATTTCGGTAAATCGCAAGAAATGCGGTGAGTTGTTATTTCAAGCCCTTCTCCTGCACATAAGCATTCCATTGCTTGATGTATTCGGTCTGGATTGTCTCCAGGCCGGCCTGCTTCGCCTTCTGCATGAAGGTCGCCAGACCTGCGTCGATATCCTCAACCAGACCCGCCTGCAACGGGTAGAGGTATTGCTTCTCGACTTGCTCCAGCGCCGCTTTCTCCGCTTGGTAGGAGGTGTAGTCCTCGGCGAAGCCAGTAAAGAGGTCCGGCTTCTGGATCTGATCCAGCTCGGCAAAAATCGCCTTCACGCCGTCATACGATTTATCAAACAGCATAAATTCAGGATTCCGCCAGGCCCAGCCATTCATGCCCTCGCGGCTAAATCCGTTGGTGGAGGCGTCGCCGATCAGCTCATAATAACCTCCGGCATCAATCTTGTAGTTCTTGCCTTCGATCCCGTATTGGGTCAGCTGGTTATAGCGTTTGTCCATAACCATCTTCTCATAGAAGGCCAGAGCACGCTCCGGGTTCTTGCTGCTCTTCGGAATGGCGAAGCCATTGTGGATCGGGTGAACCGGTGTGGCATAGCCAATTGTTTTGCCGTATGGATAATAACCCAGATCCCAATCGGGATGCGCAGCCTTGACCTTCATCAGCGTATCGTTGAAGCGGGTCGGATTGTCTCCGAAGATACTGGCGGCCTTGCCGGCAATAATCGGTGCCTGGATGGTGTCCTTGACGTTCAGCACGTTCTTCGAGATCAGACCTTTCTCCTGCCAGCGGCGCATGGTCTGCAATTCGTCCTTATGCTCCTCGGAACCCCAATACAGATAAGCCTTGGAGGGATCGTTGTATTTGATGCCTACCCCGTATGGAAGCGGACTCCCCACGATGGAGTTCAGTGTCGTGTACACATCATGCAGATTACCTCTTACATCACTGTTGAAGGACCCTGGATTCATATCCGGCTCGTTCTTTTTAATGCCCTCCATGTAAGCTTCATAGCTGGCTAGATCGGTTGGCTGAGGGAGGTTATATTTCTTGCGCAGATCCTCGCGCCAGACGAAGCCATTCGTTACATATTCCTTGTAGGTAGCAGGGACGGTGTAGATTTTACCGTCGATCTTCACATCATCCCACATGTCCTGGGGCACAAATTGCTGCAGCTCCGGTGCAGCGACTGGCAGAATATCATCCAGGGGCAGGAAGGCGCCTTTTTTGGCATAGGCCTGATATTGGGTCCAGTCGGCAGTGAAGATCAGGTCAATGGATTGGCCAGAGGAGAGCAGCAGCTTGTATTTCTGATCCCAGTCCGTCCAGGTGGTGAAATTGAATTTGATGGTCGCGTTCAAGTCCTCCTTGGCCATCTTATTGACTTCGGCTTCAATGGTAGCCAGATCCTTCGGCGCATCACCCAGCATGTAGAACTGCAGCTCCACCTTCTTTGAGGTGTCCAGGCCAGTGGCCGCAGTCTCAGCCGGAGCTGATGTTGCCTCTGTGGCAGCGTCGCCGTTGCCCTTCTCCGGAGCCTTGGTCGCCTCAGCCGCCGTATTGCTGTTATTGCCTCCGCAGCCGGCCAGCAGCGCAAGGCTGAGCACCGACGTGAGCAGAATGGATGTTTTTCCTGATTTTTTCTTCATCTGAATCCTCCCTTTTGTTTCTGTTTCTTATGTCAGCCGTTTCCGCTGCACGCCCCCGCAAGGGCCCGCAGCCGAAGCGGTTCTAACCCTTAACGGCTCCAATCGTCAGGCCTTTGACGAAATAACGCTGCACGAACGGGTAGAGCAGCAGAATTGGCCCGGTGACGACAATCGCCATCGCCATCTTAGTCGATTCCGTCGGCACCTCTGTAGCAAGCGACACCCCGGTTCCGGCCCCCATCTGGGCAATAAACTGTGCCGAATTAATGACGTTGTACAAGTAGAACTGCAGCTGGTACTTATGCGTGTCATTGATGAACAGGGATGAGGTGAACCAGTCATTCCAGTAATACAGCGCCAGGAACAGGCCCACTGTGGCGATGCCCGGCATGGAGAGCTTGAGCACAATTTGCCAGTAGATGCGAAAGTCGCCCGCCCCGTCGATTTTGCCGGAGTCGAACAGTTCCTCAGGAACCGCCGATTTGACGAAATTCTTCATCAGAATAATCAGGAACGGCGTCATCAGGCCCGGCAGCACCAGCACGGCATAGGAATCCAGCAGCCCCAGATACTTCGTGATCATGATGTACCACGGCACCAGCCCGCCGCCGAACAAGGTCGTGAAATAGATATAGAAGGCGCAGCCATTGCGGTATTTGAAGTCCTTGCGGGCCAGCACATACCCGGCCATCGTCATGAAGAACAGGCCCATCGTTGTCCCGATCACGGTTGCACACGCAGTCACGGCATAAGCCCGCAGCACCTCCTGGGGAAAAATAAACACCGTCTTGTACCCCTCCAGTGAGAACTGGCCGGGAATCAGATGGTAGCCGTCGCGGATAATCGATTCATTGCTGGTCAGCGACGCGGAGATAATCAGCAGAAACGGCAGCAGACAGGCAACCGACAGCCCGATAATCACCACATAGGCGATACTGTGCAGCAGCCGGGTGTAGTTGTCCTTTTGAATAGGCATGTGTTTTCCTCCTAGAACAGAGCGTAGTCGTCGTTTATTTTGCGGATAATATAGTTCACGGTCATAATCAGGATGAAGCCGAACAGGGATTGGTACACCCCGGCAGCCGTCGCCATTCCCACATCAAAGGTTACCTTCAGCGAACGGTAGACATAAGTATCGAGAATATCCGTAGTATTGTAGAGCAGCCCGTTGTTGCCGATCAGTTGATAGAACAGGTCGAATTGCCCTTTCATAATACTTCCGAGCGCGAACAGCAGCAGCACCACGAACGTGGACTTCAGCATCGGCACCGTGATATACCAGATCCGCTGAAAAATATTCGCCCCGTCAATCTTAGCCGCTTCATAATATTCGTCGCTGATGCCCGTAATGGCCGCCAGGTAGATCACCATGCTGTAGCCGAGATTCTTCCACAGGTAGAAAATAATGATCAGGAAGATCCAAGCCCACGGTTTGCTGTACACATCCACCGGATTCAGGCCAAGCTGGAGCAGCATGGTGTTCAAGAAACCGCTATCATAATTGAACATGTTGTAGACGATGACACTTAGGATAACGAAGGACACGAAGTAGGGCAGGAACAGCACGGATTGGCTGATTTTTTTGAACCATTTGCCGTTCAACTCACTCAGCAGGATTGCACAGCATATCGCCAGCACATTGCCAAGCACGATAAAAGCGACATTATACCCAATCGTATTCATCGTCAGCTTCACCAGCGTACCGGACTTCCAGAGGAACTCGAAATTCTGCAGCCCCACGAACGGAGCGTTGAACATGCTGGTGTTGAAGTCAAACTGGGTGAACGCGTAATAGATGCCAATCATCGGAAAATAGGAATTGATCAGAAAAAAAATCAGCGTAGGCAGCAGCATCAGAAACATTATCCGGTTGTGCACCAGCTCATAAATAAAACCCTTTTTCTTTCTGGCTGTCCTTAGACGCGCCCCTCCATCGGCTTGAACACTGAGTCCGGCCGCAGAGATTGCTTTGGCTGAGGTTTGACTCAAGGCCTCTCACTCTCCTTTATATAGAAATATCGCTGTCATCCATGGGAAGGTCTGGCTCCCCGCTTCAGGTGTAGTTTTACTATACGGCGGTCCGTTCTTCTGACATAGTGAAGCTTGAGGGTATTTCTGCAGTATCCGGCGAATCGGCGGCTGAACAATTGCAACTTGTATGTCCTGGCGGCTGGCCGGCTTCAGGCTTCCGAAAGGTCCCGGCGGACCCGCCTTAGCGTCCTTCTGGTGCTTGTAGGGGCGGAAATTTCAAGAGCAGATCTGCGGATAGGTGCGGAAATAGCTGTTTTGTGCATAAATCTCAGAATGCTTCACACCGTAACTCTTGCGAAAATGCAGGAATCTAGCCTAGCTGCACTGTTCTGTTCACAACGGGGGATTTATAATGGGAAGAGTCATACAGGAAAAATAATCCAAACGTTGGCTGCTGTTCCATACTACGATCCGGGGGGTTCGTTATGAAGAATAACGATATGCGGAGAACTCGAGTGCTGTACGGCAAATTGCTGAGAACCATTACGCTGTGCATATCGTTGACTTTTCTGGTGTCTACCTTTGTTTACTATACCTATTACATCGGCGTGGAGAAGACGCAGACCTTCCGTTCAGACCTTAAAGACTTGACGCAGACGGGCAAAAAAGTCGTGAACATGGCTGAAGTCGCGCAAACGCTTTCATTTCAGCTGTACCGGACAAGTACGATCTCACATCTGCTGTTTTATAATGAACCTTCGATATATGAGGTCACGGCAGCGATGTCCGATCTGGGCAATTACCTGAATTCAATGCCCTACATCGAGTCCATTTATGTCTACAATCCCAACAATGACACGATCTATATCTCTGCCGCACAAGGCCAGAATGGCGTATTCACCCGTGAGGAGCTGGTAGATAAGCAGATTATCTCGATGCTGGAGCATTACCAGGATTACAGAACCTTCACCCCCATTCCGCGCACCTATTCACTGGGGAAGGAGTTCACGGAGGAGATTCCAGTCTACACCTATCTGTGTTATGACGCGATTAACTGGGACCGGGCGATTAATTCGGCCGTTATTGTCAATATTTCAGCCTCCTGGATCAACCGGGAACTGGCCGGAGGCAGTCCCGAGGGCGAAGATGCTGTTGCAGGCAGCGGCACCACTTATATTCTGGATGACCAGGGGCGTTTCCTCTCGGGAAGCGGGCTGACACTGGAACCGCTGGCTGCGGAGGAGAACGGCTGGCTGGAGCGCCGGGTGGCAGCACAGTCTGCCGGGTATTTCACCGCCTCCTTCCGGGGGGAGAAATCGCTGGTCTCCTATACTTCGCCGGACTCGCTCGGCTGGCAATACGTCCGCATCACACCTTACGACATCATTACCGAGCAGACCACGCAGATCCGCAATACAACGCTGCTGATCTCGGTCGTAATTCTACTGGCGGGTCTGCTGATTTCCAGGATTCTGTCCAAACGGCTGTATCTTCCGATCGATTCGATTGTCACCCGAATGAACGCGCTGGAAGCGGAGAAACGCAACAGTATGTTCACGATCCGCCAGAATGCGCTGCGCAGCCTTGTGCTTGGCATGAAATCGCCACAGAGCCTGCGGCAGGGGGAAGCGCAGTCCTTCGGTGCCGCCTTCGGCTTCAGTGAAGGGTACCGGCTGGTGCTGCTGCGGATCGATGATTACTCCACGCTGCGTGAGGAGAGGGGTTCCTACCTGCTCCCATACAAGTTCGCGATTATGAATATCGCTTCGGAGATCTGCGGCCAGACCTGCCGGGTAGAGACGGTCGATATGAACGATGACAGTGTGGTTATGCTGCTCAGCGGCCTGCCTCCGGCGGAACAGCTGGATGCCGGACTGATCGACGCGCTGCTGCGGCAGATCCGCGAGGCTTGCCGCGAATATCTGAAGATTGGCCTGTCGCTGGTCTACAGTCCGGCCAGCGACAACGCCGAGCAGGTGAACAGGCTGTACAAGGCGGCGCGGGAAGCCTCCAAGCACAGGCTGTTCTACGGACATGGCTGCATCATCGATGCCGGGTATATCGGGGAGCTGCAGAAGAATCTCTATGCCTATCCGGCCGATCTGGAGAAGAAGCTGGTCGAGGCACTTACGGGAGGCCGGACGGAGGAGGCACTCGAATACTTCTCCCAGATGCTGCGTGGGATGGAGCAGTATCCGTACCACGTGCTGGAGCTGACGCTGTCGCGGATCAGCTTCACGATCAAGCGGATTCTGGACAACATTGTCAAGTGCTCACCGGCAACGGAAAGCAGGGTGCCGCAACTGCCCTTGCTTGAGGATTATGAGACGCTGGAGCAGCTGGAGGCGGCCTATTGCCGGCTATTTGCAGACATTCAGGAGCGGCAGGCAGATAAACGCAGCTCCAAGCAGAGCGACCTGATCCGCCAGATCAATCAGAAGATCAGCGATCGTTACATGGACCCCAGCCTCAGTCTGAACCAGATCGCCGACGAGCTGAATATGTCGCCGATCTATGTCAGCCGGCTGTATAAGCAGCAGACCATGACCACGATTGTGGACTTAATCATGGAGGTGCGGATGACCGCGGTCTGCCGGCTGCTGAAGGAGAGCGACCTCTCGGTCTCCGAGATCGCCTCCGCCGCAGGCTTCACCAGCAGCTCCTACCTGCACCGCATGTTCAAGCGCAGCTTCAGCGTGACGCCGATCGAATTCCGGCGCTCGAAGCCGAGCGGCTGAGGGGCGCGGGCTTTGGGCGGTGGGCCGTGGCGCCACTGTAGGGGCGCGGGCGTTAAGCCGTGGGCGCCACTGTAGGGGCGCGAGGCGGAATTAAGTACTGATTTGCATCTATTTACTCTTCAGCCCCCTAATTGGAGTGGAGTCCTCCATATGCAGACATTGCTGAACATCGAGCGTACCCCAGCCTACCAATTGCTGAACATTCGCGCACCCCAACCTACCAATTGCTGAACATCGAACGCACCCAACCTACCAATTAAGTGCAAAACTGCAACTATTTTCGGTCGATTTCAGACTTTCAACTAATTTAAGTGCGAAAACGCATCTAATCCAGCCGATTTGGCCGAATCCCCCTCCTACGTATGAATTTAGTTGCACTTTCGACACTTAATTCTTCATAATCCCACATTTGGGCGGAATTAAGTGCTGATTTGCATCTATTTACTCTGAAGGCCTGGTGGAAGCTGGGGGAGCGGATAGAAAGAGAAAGGGGTGCGTTGATCGACGGTCGCTGGTTATCACGCAGGGGGCGAGTGAACAGTAGTTGGTTGGTTGGTTGGTTGGTTGGTTGGTTGGTTGGTTCGTTCGTTCGTTCGTTCGTTCGTTGGTTCGTTCGTTCGTTGGTTCGTTGGTTCGTTGGTTGCTTTCCTTATATATATCCGGCCCAATAAGAGCACAAAACAAAAAGACGCTCCCACCGCAAAACCCTGCGGCAGGAGCGCCTGCTCCAACTTCAAACTCTAGAATACCTGCTTCCAGTCCGTCCCCTGCTCTTTGGCCAGGATAACGAATTGTTTGGTCAGCAGATTGGCTTCCAGCTTGGCTTCGTGACCTTCATGCTGCCAAGTAATATCCAGCACATTGTCGCCCTGCGGAGCAACAGTGATCTCGCCGTCGAACGCCGGACAGCTGTTTCTGAACTTCAGCAGTTGGAACAGCCGCTGTACAACCGGACGCTCCACCTCTGCATTCACTTCATCCATCGTATAATAATGGCGGTTGATGTTACGGCCTTCCTTGGTGCTCTCCAGCAGCTCAATATCGTTCTCTCCGGCCAGCAGACCGACATAATAAATCTGCGGGATGCCCGGCGCGAAGCATTGGATCGCTCTAGCCAGCAAGTAAGCCTGATCATCGTTGCCAAGAGCAGAATAATAAGTGCAGTTGATCTGGTAAATATCCAGATTGTTATAAGCTTCTGTGCTGTAGATTTTCTTCACATTCGCACCTTGGCTGTAGAGGCTCTCGCGGGTCAGTTCCGCTTCCTCATCAGTCAGCAGGTCCTTCACATCCACTACGCCGATACCGTCATGGGTATCGAGGGTAGTGAACTGTTTGCGTGGACAGATCTCCAGCCAGTGGGCCAGTCGTTCCACTCTGCCGCTGAACAGGGCATGCAGCACCAGCATTGGCAGCGCGAAGTCGTAGACGTAATAGTCCTGTCCGGCGATTTTCTGCTGAATGCTGTAATGCTCATGAATCTCCGGCAGCACCTTGACGCCGTAAGGCTCGACCACCTGCTCCGACAGCTTCAGCATCTCCCAGATATCCGGCTCCACGAAGAAGCAGTTCGTGCCGATCTTCTTATTAGCATAGGCAAAAGCGTCCAAACGGATGATCGAAGCCCCCTTATCCGCCAGGAAGGTCAGATTGTCGCGCACAAATTGCTGGGTCGTTTCCGTGGTCACGTCCAGGTCGATCTGCTGCTCGTCGAAGGTACACCATACCTTCTCGGTGCTGCCATCCTTGAAGGTAACCTCCACATACGGCGCACGCGGCTTGCGCTTGTAGATCAGATCCACATCGGCTTCCGTCGGCTCGCCGCCCGGCCAGAAATCCTTATACCGGATGAACAGATCGGCATATTTGGACTCGTCTTTATGCTCCAGGAAATCCTGAAAGTATGGGGACTGGCGCGAGATGTGGTTGATCATGAAGTCATACATCATGTAGAACTTGCTGCTCATCTCTTCCACTTCGGCCCAATCGCCAAAAGCAGGGTCAACCTTCGTATAATCCATCGGCGCAAATCCCCGGTCGCCCGAAGAAGGGTAGAAAGGCAGCAGGTGAACGCCGCCTACTACGCCATGCAAGTGCTTCTCCAGCACCTCGTTCAGTTCCTTCAGATTCCGCCCCATACTATCGGCGTAGGTGATCAGCATGGCTTCATTTTTGATCTGCATAGTAAATTCCTCTCCAAGTTGAAATTTGTTCTCCTGACCGCTGCTTGCACCCGTGTCCCCTAGTTAAGTCTGTATACTCTGGCTTCGTACGGTCTCAGCTTCAGCGCGGGAAGCCCGGCTTCCCCGCCCACTTCATAATTGGAGATCAGCACTTCACTTCCGGTGAGGTCAATCCCCTCCGGCAAGGCAAAGGCTGGCTCTTCCTGCGAGAAATTGCAGAGCACCAGCAGCCGCTCCCCGTCCAGTTCACGGGTGAACGCATAAATCTGTTCATCCTGCTCAAGCAGCAGCTGATATTTACCATAGACAATCACAGGATTCTGTTTGCGCAGCTTGATCAGCCGCTTGTAATAATGGTATACCGAGTCCGGGTCAGCAAGGACCGCTTCGGCATTAATCTGCTTGTAATTAGGATTCACTGCAATCCAAGGTTCGCCTGTGGTGAAGCCGGCATGATCTTCCGCCGACCATTGCACCGGTGTCCGGGCATTGTCTCTGCCCCGTTCATGAATTGCATGCATGACCTCATCGCCGCTCATCGTGCCACGCGAGGTGAAATCTTTATAGGCATTCAAGGATTCGATGTCACGGTATTCCTCAATGGACTCAAAGGCGATATTCGTCATTCCGATCTCTTCGCCCTGATAAATATACGGCGTTCCTTTGAGCATATGCAGGCAGGTCGCCAGCATTTTGCCGGAGATCACCCGGAAGGCCTCACTGTCATTCCCGAAGCGCGAAATCGCTCTGGGCTGATCATGGTTGCTCCAGTACAGGCTGTTCCAGCCCTTCTCTTCCAGGCCTTCCTGCCAAGTGGTGACAATCGTCTTCAGGTCGGTCAACTTCCACGGCTGCGGCGACCATTTGCCGTATTCGCCGCTGCCCACATCGACATGCTCGAAGTGGAAGACCATGTTCAGTTCCTCGCGTTCGCTGCCGGTATACAGCTTGGCCTGCTCAACGCCTACATTCGGCATTTCCCCGACGGTGATCGTATCCGCCTTGGACAATACCTCCTGATTCATCTCATGCATGTATTCATGAATCCGCGGCCCGTTGACGAAATACGGATTGCCGTCGCCATACCCGGTTCCGGTCATCTCCCCGTCAGGGAAATTCTGGTCCTTCGAAATGAAGTTCACGACATCCATGCGGAAGCCGTTGACACCCTTGTTCAGCCAGAAGTTCATCATCTCATACACGTCACGGCGCAACTCCGGGTGCTCCCAGTTGAGGTCAG
This window encodes:
- a CDS encoding AraC family transcriptional regulator yields the protein MKNNDMRRTRVLYGKLLRTITLCISLTFLVSTFVYYTYYIGVEKTQTFRSDLKDLTQTGKKVVNMAEVAQTLSFQLYRTSTISHLLFYNEPSIYEVTAAMSDLGNYLNSMPYIESIYVYNPNNDTIYISAAQGQNGVFTREELVDKQIISMLEHYQDYRTFTPIPRTYSLGKEFTEEIPVYTYLCYDAINWDRAINSAVIVNISASWINRELAGGSPEGEDAVAGSGTTYILDDQGRFLSGSGLTLEPLAAEENGWLERRVAAQSAGYFTASFRGEKSLVSYTSPDSLGWQYVRITPYDIITEQTTQIRNTTLLISVVILLAGLLISRILSKRLYLPIDSIVTRMNALEAEKRNSMFTIRQNALRSLVLGMKSPQSLRQGEAQSFGAAFGFSEGYRLVLLRIDDYSTLREERGSYLLPYKFAIMNIASEICGQTCRVETVDMNDDSVVMLLSGLPPAEQLDAGLIDALLRQIREACREYLKIGLSLVYSPASDNAEQVNRLYKAAREASKHRLFYGHGCIIDAGYIGELQKNLYAYPADLEKKLVEALTGGRTEEALEYFSQMLRGMEQYPYHVLELTLSRISFTIKRILDNIVKCSPATESRVPQLPLLEDYETLEQLEAAYCRLFADIQERQADKRSSKQSDLIRQINQKISDRYMDPSLSLNQIADELNMSPIYVSRLYKQQTMTTIVDLIMEVRMTAVCRLLKESDLSVSEIASAAGFTSSSYLHRMFKRSFSVTPIEFRRSKPSG
- the gtfA gene encoding sucrose phosphorylase; the encoded protein is MQIKNEAMLITYADSMGRNLKELNEVLEKHLHGVVGGVHLLPFYPSSGDRGFAPMDYTKVDPAFGDWAEVEEMSSKFYMMYDFMINHISRQSPYFQDFLEHKDESKYADLFIRYKDFWPGGEPTEADVDLIYKRKPRAPYVEVTFKDGSTEKVWCTFDEQQIDLDVTTETTQQFVRDNLTFLADKGASIIRLDAFAYANKKIGTNCFFVEPDIWEMLKLSEQVVEPYGVKVLPEIHEHYSIQQKIAGQDYYVYDFALPMLVLHALFSGRVERLAHWLEICPRKQFTTLDTHDGIGVVDVKDLLTDEEAELTRESLYSQGANVKKIYSTEAYNNLDIYQINCTYYSALGNDDQAYLLARAIQCFAPGIPQIYYVGLLAGENDIELLESTKEGRNINRHYYTMDEVNAEVERPVVQRLFQLLKFRNSCPAFDGEITVAPQGDNVLDITWQHEGHEAKLEANLLTKQFVILAKEQGTDWKQVF
- a CDS encoding glycoside hydrolase family 13 protein, translating into MDRAWWKESVVYQIYPRSFNDSNADGIGDIPGITQKLDHLQDLGIDVIWLSPVYQSPNDDNGYDISNYRAIMDEFGTMADFDEMLEEAHKRDIRIMMDLVVNHTSDEHAWFVESREAKDSSKRDYYIWRPGKGGEAPNNWGSFFGGSAWEYDDASDEYYLHLFSKKQPDLNWEHPELRRDVYEMMNFWLNKGVNGFRMDVVNFISKDQNFPDGEMTGTGYGDGNPYFVNGPRIHEYMHEMNQEVLSKADTITVGEMPNVGVEQAKLYTGSEREELNMVFHFEHVDVGSGEYGKWSPQPWKLTDLKTIVTTWQEGLEEKGWNSLYWSNHDQPRAISRFGNDSEAFRVISGKMLATCLHMLKGTPYIYQGEEIGMTNIAFESIEEYRDIESLNAYKDFTSRGTMSGDEVMHAIHERGRDNARTPVQWSAEDHAGFTTGEPWIAVNPNYKQINAEAVLADPDSVYHYYKRLIKLRKQNPVIVYGKYQLLLEQDEQIYAFTRELDGERLLVLCNFSQEEPAFALPEGIDLTGSEVLISNYEVGGEAGLPALKLRPYEARVYRLN